TATAGCAACCAAAGGTAATAGTGTATACCTCTACTTTATCTCAGTCAGCCCGTATCTATGGTATTGTGTTctattttaggaaagatattgataagctggacaACATCCAGAGGAGTGGCCAACCTGGGAAAGGGTTTTCAAATAATGTGGGGtgaagatgtttagcctggagaagagaagacatgataactatcttcaagtatttgaaggactggcTTGTGGAAGGATTAGACTTatgcttggccccaaaggacaGCACTAGTTAGTAGGtggaagttgtaaagaggcagatttcagttgtAGActgtccagtttggctagaacgtAAAATTAaggaaagtaatatgaaataagatagattggagccagattgtggaggggaTCTTTGCCttcctgagcctcagcttcctcatctataaaatagggataattgtaatgatcaaatgaggtgatatatcTAAAGTTTTTTTGTAgatattaaaacaataaatacagGTTAGCTTTGGAAGAAAAATTGTATCCCCAAGTTTATCTAATACTTGAATGCTTCCAGTGACAGGGAGCCTTGCTACTTTGTAAAATAGTATATTCTATTAATGAGTAGCCATGAATGTTAGTAAATTTATCCTATATTGAATCAAGATATTCCTCGTGGTTATTTCCAACAATTGTTTCTTACTTTTGTCCTCAGAAACTATACAGAATAAGTATAATTACTCTTACATGATAATGGTCTTTCATATTTCGCAAGACATTTATCTCATCTGCCTTAAATATTCTCCTGtctaaattaaacatttttttagttcctttagttccttcaactgttGCTCAGGTGAATTAGTTTTCAGATCCCTAACCATCTTGGTGCCCTTCCTTTGGACCCATTCCAGTGTGTCAGTGTTCTACTTAAAAATGTGATACGCAGAACTGAACACATTCTCCAGATGTAGTCTGATAAGTATAGGTACAGTAGAACTCTTACTTCCTTTGAACACTATTTTTATTAACATGCCAAAAAAATTCATTAGATTTTAAATAGTTCTGTTCTACCTTGGGCTTATCGAGCTTATGATCAACAAAAATTTCCAGGTAGTTTTCATGTGAACAGCATTTGGCTGTGCCTTTCATTCTTGTACAGTTTTTTTAGCCCGAAATGtagactttatatttgatgcttGGGTGGATTAATGATTTTGTGATATAGGTACTCCTTTCACCAATGCATATTGTTGTTCCTCTATTCCTTCTCATTCCATGTGACTTTTACCCATGCTTTTTTATAAATTCCTCAAGGACAGTCTACCTAAGATGCAGGAGACCTTACACTTGTATTTctaatatctaacatttctaatattaataataaatatgttTACCAATATACTACAACACAGGCTActtccctgttgcctacaaacatgacTGTGTCTCCCCCATAcataaaaaaccctcacttgatctaactatttctctgtatctttcttcccttttgtttgtccttcattctcgaagaggaccatgacagcagggagatgatgacatgacttgcatttgactttgatttgagtgagggaaggctgtgcaaggtcactagcctcacttactcctccagagccatctggctccAGTGGCCATATAttcatcaggactactggagatggcccaggacacattgggagaccctggccctttcaggctaaggtcttttcaggttctcactttgagtgaggccattcagtgaataggcctccctaagaagtgagtcaaggattggtccctttaattaaaaattaaaaaaaaaatcaaactgggagaagaaggccttcagttgctggccaaaagagaaacggTACTATTCACATTATTCTGAGCCAGAAGGGCCCAAAAAATAGCCagtaagtggtgcttgggcaggacctattgttgtccaatctatgagctccagagcaAAATAGGTTTTAAggtctaagagagagagacagacagagagagagagagagagagagagagagagagagagagagagagagagagaaagggaaaaggaagggaagggaagggaagggaaaaggaagggaaaagggaagggaagggaagtgggaagggaaaaaggaaagtggAAAGGTAAGGTATCCAGCCGGTAAGTCCCAAGTTAACTAGGCatctttcagccatcaaaatttaccttcctttgaagAGGACAAcaagagggagaggacaagctgagctacccaactggctgggtccccattcaagCAGCTCAGACCACTCacaggttgtatttgtccttcattctcgaaaaggatcatgacatcacagagatgatgacatgacttgcacttgactttgagtgagggaaggctgtgcaaggtcaccagcctcactttctcctccagagccacctgggttcagtggccagatatttatcaggactactggagatggcccaggatgtagatTGGACAGCAATAGGTCCCTACCCAAGCACCGTTTACTGGCTATTTTTTGGGCCTTTCTGGCTCAGACTGAATGTaagtagtaactgtttctcttctggccagcaaccctgagggtcttcccctcccagtttgaactgtttttttttttttttaaattaagggggccatctcttgactcacttcttaaagaagcctattcactgaatgggcgttacttcaaagtgagaacctgaaaagaccttagcctaaaagggccagggtctcccattgcatcctgggccgtctccagtagtcctgatgaatatctggccactggagccagatggctctggaggagaaagtgagactggtgaccttgcacagccctccctcactcaaacaatgtcaactgcaagtcatgtcatcatctttctgatgtcatggtcctcttcaagaatgaaggacaaatacaacctgtGAGTGGTCCGAGCTGCCTGAATGGCGACTCAGCCaattgggtaactcagctcatcctctccttctccttttgtgattaaacttcttgagaaggaTGTCTACAATTAATGCttgtatttcctttcctctcattctcttcttaactctctggcagtctggcttctgacctcatcattcaactgaaattgtgctctccaaagttatcagcaATTTCTAAATCAGCATGGCCTTTTTgaaatcttcattcttcttgaccttcaACCTTTGGTTCTATCTAtcatcctcttctctttgatacattcttctttctgggttttcatgacatgttctcttagttctactACCAATCTGATtactccttctcagtttcctttactcCATTTTTACCCAAGTCACACCATTAGCCACTGGTTTCTCTGAAGGGGCTGTCCTGGTCATCTTctgggccatcttctcttctcactttatACTGTTttgcttagtgatctcatcagctccaatggATTCAACTGTCATCACTATcctgataattctcagatctatttatccagctctaacttctctcctgacctccagtattgcatctccaactacctactGGACATTTTGTACTAgctgtcctgtagacatcttaaattcaacatttccaaaactgaactcatttttccCTTCCAACCACATCCCCTAATTTTCCCTATTACTTTTTAAAGCACCACTATCATCCCATTCATCCAAcctcacaaccttggtgtcatctttaAATCCTTGCTCTCACCTaccatatttaattttttgccaagttctgtcaattccaccttcacaacatctctcttcCATATCTCCCCATTTTGTCCTTTGGCACTGCCACTACCCTGAtgtaagccctcatcacctcatgtctggattattgcaataccCCTCTCATTGGTTtccttgccttaagtctctcccttaATCCATCTTCTagtcagttgccaaagtgatctttccattatttctcctgaaggattatattcaataacactgggtaggtgattcttggttgtaatcctagctcttttgccttctacaatatcttattctaagccctccaatgctttaatgtagaagctgctaaattctgtgtaatcctgactgtggctctatgatatttgaattgtttctttctgactacttgcagtattttctccttaacatgggagctctggaatttggctataatattcctggaagttttcatttcaagaggtgatcagtggattttatcactttctattttaccctctcaatctatcagggaagttttccttgataatttcttgaaatatgatgtctaggctcttttttttaaaacatggttttcaggtagtccaataattcttaaattacctctctctgagatctattttccaggttagttgtttttgcaACGAGagatttcagattttcttctattttttcattctttcgattttcttgatgtgtcatggaatcattagcatccacttgcccaattctaatttttaaggaattattttcttcagtgagcttttgtaactccttttccattttgccaattctaattttttgaggagttgttttcttcagtgaatttttgtatatctttttctattttttgtgcttcttgtaccaagctattgactcttttttcatgactctcttgcattcctctcatttcttttcccaatttttcttctgcctctcttattttatcttactctctcctttttgagcacttcatttggggcctgagaccaattcacatttttctctgagCCTTCACACgttaggtgttttgacattgttgtcctcttctcagtttgtgttttgattttctctgtcaccacagtaacttctATACTCAGAGTCTTTTGTTGTTCTtgcttttgctcatttttccagcctcttttgtgtcttttaattttatgtttaagTTGGGCTTTGCTCCCAAGTTTCTTGCTGTACCGGGGTGCTGGACCTCCCCACTGGCGTACTGTGCCAGGGGCAAGGGACCTTGCTGCTGGCCTGCTGCTCTGACTTGCACCAGGGGCCAGGGCCTTACTGATGTTTTGCAGGGTACAGCCTGTTGCTGGCTTACCTGAACACTGACTGCACTGGACTatactccccttttacccaagtgagataaACCTTTCctaccaaccttctaagttgtcttgggatggaaaattgtttcaccttgtCCTTTTGTTGGTTATACTGCTCCCAAATTCATTTTCAggcattattttatagttgtttggaggtaaatttaggagagttcagctgagttTCTGCCTTATTCAGCCAAAGTGGTCTTTCTAAAGTGTAGACCTGTGTCACTTCCACACTCAGTAAAATCTAGTGGTTCTCTATTGccttcaaaatcaaatataaaatcctttgtttggataaataaatgcttgttgccttttctctatttggcttttaaagtccttcataatctggtctcttcctaccttcccaatcTCCGTACATTTTCATCCTCTCTATATAGTCTGTGATCCAGTGGACACCAGCTTCCTAGCTCACAGCATTCGTAGAGCACATTTAAAATGATCTCAGTTCATTTGCATTGACtgtgcccatgcctggaatgttctccttttcTCTACTTCGTGGGTTTCTTGGCTTCTTTAAAGTCTCAgatcaccttctacaagaagcctttttcaGTCCCCCTTAAtaactagtgccttccctctaaggtTTTCTTCAGTTTATCCTATAGATATCTTGTTTTTAGCATAATTGTTTgcattaaattttgagttccttgagaacaggaactgtttttacctttctttgtatccctagtaaagtaagcacagtgcctgacatacttAACAAGTGCTAATAAACTCTTGTTGGCCTGTTGACTTAATGTCTATTAGTTGTCTTCATATTTATCCCTCCTAAATTTCATCTTGTCTGGTTCAGCTTATCTTTTCAGCCTGTGGAGATAATTTTGAGTCTTGATTCTGTCACTCAATGAATTAGCTATTCCTTCCAGCTTCATATCATCAGTAAATTTGACAAGTGTATCTTGTACACGTTCATCCAAGTCATGCAGAAGAATGTTGGACAGGACCAAGTATAGAGCCCTGTGACTTAGCACTAAAAGTGCTTCCACATTGCTATTAATCCAGTAAGCAACACTCAGTGGGTAGGTTTGCTCAACCAGCAACAATTACACTTAATTATACTTCCGTTTGACCTCAATTTCACAAGGATATTATGAGACTTTGTCTCATTCACAAGGATATTGTGAGAGATTTTGTCACAAGCTCATTATTAGAGGTCACCCAGGTAGGAAGGAAGTAATAAAACAGATTCAAACCAAAGTTCTCTGACTTGAgttccagcactctttccattacacaacCTTGTTCTGTActattctttccagttttttgtaCAGATAACTTAAAGTCTGAATTCATTAAACTTTGTTGGAATCAAAACATGCTACAATGACAACACTTTTCTGTTCTGCCAATACAATAATTCTATCAATGAAGGAAATAGGTTCATTCGTCAATGTTTATTTTCCATGATCACTGCACACTTTTCTAAGTGCTTCAAATccatttatttaattctttgttttaGAATTTTGCTGGGGAACAGCCTGGAACTTACACAAGCTAAAATGTCCAGaatcccccttttctccccttttttgaaaattggggaTATTTCTTAAAATATCCCCCATCTTCTAGAGCCTTTCCTATTCTCTCACTTGTCAAAGCTTATTAACAGTGGTTCTGTTATTACACTCATATTTTCTTTCAGTACTCTAGAATATAAATCTTCTGTGCCTAGAGATGTTAATTGATTTAAAGTTGTTGGGTACTTTATCTTTTCATATATTTGGGGCTCTAATTTCATCTAAACTATGTTTGTTCTACCCTTTTCAATTAAAGAATTTTCCTTGATGGAAAAGATGGAAGCAAAATTGGAGCTTGAGTGCTACTGTTACTTGCCTACCCTCTCATAATGAACAGTGCACCCGCCCCTTAACTCTTGTTCTTTTACTTGCTTCAGATATAGATATTATTCAGATATTGTCATCCTTACTATTTTCTACAAACCTCAACTCATTTTGGACTAATCTAGCCTTCCTGTCGTTAATTTTAGCAGGTTTGTGCCACTCTCCTGTATCCAGAGGATTATGGGATTTGGAGTTAAATGGAACCTCAgaccatttccctcattttataattgagggaaCTAATGGctgaagaggttaagtaacttgttagGGGGCAACTAAGGAAGTTAGTAGCAGAACTCGGTTTCAGAGCCAGGCTGACTGCAAACCAGAGCCCTTTCAGTAGAAACCCTACTTGTTctgtatttctctttccattgtttGAACAGTTCTGAGTCCATCAGAGAGTTTCTTGTCACAGGGCTGAATGTGTTAAGTGTGAAGTGAATGTTACAGACAGTAAGAATTGTAAGTTCGGAAGATGGAGAGATGATTCAGGATTAAAATGGTCAGGGAAGCCCTTGTACAAAGacgtgagatttgaactgagcctCCAAGGGTGGCTAGGAATTGAGTGAGGGAGATCTTCCACATTTGGGGAACAAGAATGCATAGGATGTGTTTGGGGGACACTGAATAGACCTGGCTAACCCAGGTTAGAGGTCACCTATAAGAGGGCCATGGGAAAAAATAATCAAACCAAGGCATTGAAGTCAGCTGTGAGAATAATTTATGAGTGAAATTTCCAATAAGAAACTTAGAGGCACCATTTAACCACGAACACTTGTCATTGAAAAGTACTCATTCTGCTACTGCCCCCTGAGGTCAGGTGTATTCTAGAAAGGTTTTTGTTCCCTAAAGGAATGTAAAACATCTGACACTTAACTATATCTAAGAAATATGCCTTCTAATGCACTTACTGTTTTGTGTTGGGCCTAGCTGAATGCTGTGTTGGTATTTGACACCTATTATTTTATGGCACTAAGAACCAGCTAACCATGCAgtttttcctcttcaaaataaAGTGGAAGGCCAAGTTGTTAATAATACTTactgtttatttaaaaataataacagccaACCTGGGGTGAGTAATTTTAGTTGACCCTTGGAGAATGTAAGTgcactattctttttttaatattatttttgttggtaCATTTAATCTTACTATCATAGATGAGGGAGAAGTGAGGGGGTGGCCACCACTCCCCCCTTATAGATTGAACCTAAGAGATATGACAAAGAATGACAAGTAATCAAAAATATCTGATTCATTGGCTTCATCTGACATTATATACAAAGATCTGTCCCCATATCTCTCTGTTAGGAAGGGAAtagtgtgttttattttatattctcttagattttcagttgttttttatttatgtACCCTTTTCTTTTGAGTGCCCAGTTTGCCGCAAAAAAGCAGAAGCAATATTGAAGGTATTCATTTATTTCTAATCTTAATATGAATCACTTGTTTCATACTAAATAATACTGTATATTTACATTGATCTGAGATTGTGTttatctagtttttaaaaatatcttttttccctcctcaggttggTTCAAAAAAGGAGGTTGCTGAATGTAAGGAGAAATTTGCCACCTCTAAGGACCCCACAGTCAGTCAGAGCTTCATGCTAGATAGGGTGTTCAATCCTGAAGGAAAATCTTTGCCACCAATGAGAGGATTCAAGTACACCAGCTGGTCCCCAATGGGCTGTGATGCTAATGGGAGATGCCTGTTGTCAGCATTGACCATGGACAATCGATTGACCATCCAGGCTAACCTCAACAGACTGCAGTGGGTACAGCTAGTTGATCTAACTGAGATCTATGGAGAGCGCCTTTATGAGACCAGCTATAAGCTCAACAAAAATGAAGCCCCCGAAGGAGATCTTGGGGATTTTGCAGAGTTTCAGAGGAGACACAGCATGCAGACGCCAGTACGGATGGAGTGGTCAGGCATTTGCACCACCCAGCAGGTCAAACACAATAATGAATGCCGTGATGTTGGCAGTGTTCTTCTGGCAgtcctttttgaaaatggaaACATTGCAGTGTGGCAGTTTCAGCTCCCATTTATTGGCAAGGAATCCATCTCTTCATGCAACACAATTGAATCAGGGATTACCTCTCCTAGCGTTTTGTTTTGGTGGGAGTATGAACACAATAACCGAAAGATGAGTGGGCTCATTGTGGGGAGCGCTTTTGGGCCTGTTAAAATTCTTCCTGTTAACCTCAAAGCAGTTAAAGGCTACTTTACATTAAGGCAACCTGTTATTCTATGGAAGGAAATGGACCAGTTGCCAGTGCACAGCATTAAATGTATTCCTCTTTATCATCCTTACCAGAAATGTAGTTGTAGCTTAGTGGTGGCTGCTAGGGGATCCTATGTGTTTTGGTGTCTTCTTCTGATATCCAAAGCAGGTCTGAATGTCCATAATTCCCATGTCACAGGACTCCATACACTACCAATTGTTTCCATGACCGCAGACAAACAAAATGGTACAGTATACACATGCTCAAGTGATGGAAAGGTGAGGCAGCtgattcccatttttacagatgttgcATTGAAGTTTGAGCACCAACTGATTAAACTATCAGAAGTATTTGGCTCAGTAAGGACTCATGGGATAGCGGTAAGCCCCTGTGGTGCGTACCTGGCAGTCATTACAACTGAGGGCATGGTCAATGGTCTCCACCCTGTTAATAAAAACTACCAGGTTCAGTTTGTAACTCTCAAAACATTTGAAGAAGCAGCAGCTCAGCTCTTAGAGTCTTCAGTTCAAAACCTCTTTAAGCAGGTAGACTTATTAGACCTGGTACGCTGGAAAATTTTGAAAGATAAACATATCCCTCAGTTTTTACAAGAAGCCTTGGACAAGAAAATTGAAGGTTCCGGGTCTACTTACTT
This region of Trichosurus vulpecula isolate mTriVul1 chromosome 3, mTriVul1.pri, whole genome shotgun sequence genomic DNA includes:
- the GTF3C4 gene encoding general transcription factor 3C polypeptide 4, whose amino-acid sequence is MSGSDEPRVMSSADEAEPQEEEEEEEEEGEGKKREKEPAAAAPGAAGAAGPSAGFGLVAARREPAVKLQHPVSGLEPLSWSEDHRVSVSTARSIAVLELICDVHSPGQDLVIHRTSVPAPANSCLLKVGSKKEVAECKEKFATSKDPTVSQSFMLDRVFNPEGKSLPPMRGFKYTSWSPMGCDANGRCLLSALTMDNRLTIQANLNRLQWVQLVDLTEIYGERLYETSYKLNKNEAPEGDLGDFAEFQRRHSMQTPVRMEWSGICTTQQVKHNNECRDVGSVLLAVLFENGNIAVWQFQLPFIGKESISSCNTIESGITSPSVLFWWEYEHNNRKMSGLIVGSAFGPVKILPVNLKAVKGYFTLRQPVILWKEMDQLPVHSIKCIPLYHPYQKCSCSLVVAARGSYVFWCLLLISKAGLNVHNSHVTGLHTLPIVSMTADKQNGTVYTCSSDGKVRQLIPIFTDVALKFEHQLIKLSEVFGSVRTHGIAVSPCGAYLAVITTEGMVNGLHPVNKNYQVQFVTLKTFEEAAAQLLESSVQNLFKQVDLLDLVRWKILKDKHIPQFLQEALDKKIEGSGSTYFWRFKLFLLRILYQSMQKTPSEVLWKPTHEDSKVLITDSLGLGHAEEEQQEEGTSFKQTSKPGGHERNKERDAEDGADSSPLQSGDAGREPMEEKLLEIQGRIEAVEMHLTREHMKRVLGEVYLHTWITENTSIPTRGLCDFLMSDEGYDDRTARVLIGHISKKMNKQTFPEHCSLCKEILPFTDRKQAVCSNGHIWLRCFLTYQSCQSLIYRRCLLHDSIARHPTPEDPDWIKRLLQGPCPFCDSPVF